The sequence TCCCATTCCTGGGGTGGGGTCCCCTGTTCCCCCAACTCCCGGGTGTTCCCCCATCCCCCGGGTGTCACCCCAAGGCTCTGTCCCCCTCCAGGTGTACTGGCTGGGGCCGGTGCTGGGCGCGGTGCTGGCCGGGCTCTCCTACGAGTTCATCCTGGCTCCCGGAGCCTCCCGGGAGAAGCTCGGTGCCTGCCTCGCCTGCCGGGACGTAGCTCTGGTGGAGacccccagcctgtccccctCCTCGGTGGCCCACggccccccaccccccccagcCGAGCAGGTCACTGCCTGAGCCCCCCCTTGCTTCACCGCAGCCCCCCGATCCTGGCCGCCGCCAGCACCTTCCGTGGGGCACCCACAGGATGGGCGGCTCCGTGCCCCCTCCCCTTTTACTGTCCTCTCCCCCGTGCGGGGATTAAAGGTGTGGCGGGGTCGCAGGTGGGTGCGGAGCGATGCTGTGAGAGGACCGGGGTGGAGGGGGGGGGTCTCGACCACCGCCCCGCGCCCTCTGTGTGAGGAAGCACCGAGACACCGGTGCTGCGGGCGGGTGCGCCCTCCCCGCGGCCCCCCGGTGAGGGCGGGGGCCGGGACCCCCCGTCAGCCCGTCCCGTGCCGGGGAGCTGAGCGCAGCAAAGCCCTTTGTGGTGGCCTCTGCAGCCCCGGCAGATTCCGGCGGGCGCCAATGGCCGGGCCGAGCTCTAATCCCCCCGGCCGGGGACTCAGCGCCCGCTAAGCCGGGCTGAATAAACCCTCCCGCAGACAACAGcaccgggggggggggggacaccCCGCAGCCCCCACCCAGCGCCCCTCCCGAGGGGTGGGGGGCGGCTCCCAAAGGGGGTTGCCCCAAAGTGTCCCCAAAacatttggggggggggggtgggaggTGTGTCAGTGCTGGCCCCCAGCAAGGGGGTCCCCTAAACCTCACTGAGGGCACCAATGGGtcacagccccctcccctccccaagaaaccccagggatgggggcggcacagctctggggaggggtCCCCACTAAGGGGGGGTGCGGGGATGcccggggggctcggggggggTCCTCACCGCGTGTCACCTGTCCCGTGCCCCGGGCAGCGAAGCGGTTAACGGGGGGGGGCGGAGGTGGGATCCCACCcccggggccggcccgggggGGCCTTATAAAGGTGGGCGCGGGCGGCCCCcggggaggggagcggggccgTGGAGGGCAGCGGGGCCAGGCCATGCGGGAGCTGCGCTCGTCCGCCTTCTGGAGGGCCGTCCTGGCCGAGTTCCTGGGCAGCCTCCTCTatgccctgctggggctgggggcctCCCTGCGCTGGGCCCCGGGCCCCCCCAGCGTCGTGGGGGCCGCCCTGGCCTTCGGGCTGGCCCAGACCACCCTGGTGCAGGCGCTGGGCCATGTCAGCGGGGGCCACGTCAACCCGGCCATCACGCTGGCCTTCCTGATGGCCTcgcagctctccctgccccgTGCCGTGGGCTACCTGGTGGCCCAGGTGCTGGGCATGCTGGCCGGAGCCGGGGTGCTCTACGGGGTGACCCCGGGCCCCGTCCGTGGCACCCTCGGCCTCAGCGCGGTGAGCACGGGGGGGATcggggagctgggggtgtctgcagggctgggggatcgGGGGTTGGGGGCTGTGATGAGGGTTTGGGGGCTCCAGGAGGTGTTTGGGGGTCTGAGGTACTTTGGGGCTGTAAGGGGGATTTGGAAGGATGGGGGGAGCCCCAGGGTTGTTTTGGGATCTGGGGTACCATGGGGCTGTAAGGGGGATGAGGGACTCAGAGAGGTTTGGGGGAACTGGGGGTATCCAGGAGGTGGTTTGGGGAAAATTGGGGGATCCAGGAGGTGGTTTGGGGGAATTGGGGGGGGTCAGGAGGTGGTTTGAGGAATTGGGGGGGGTCCAGGAGTTGGTTTGGGGGAGGATTGGAGGGGGAAGGGGTCCAGGAGGTGTTTTGAGAGAACTGGGGGGGTACAGGAGCTGGTTTGGGGGAATTGGAGGGGGTCCAGGAGGTGGTTTGGGGAAATTGGGGGCATCCAGGAGGTGGTTTGGGGTAGCATGGGGCTCTAATGGGGGTTCTGGGGTTCAGAGGTGTTTGGGGGTGGATTGGGGGGGTCCAGAagatgttttggggtttggattGATGTGGGACAGCAATGGGGGCTGGGCATCCCGGAGGAATTTGGGGATGAGGAGGTGTTTGTGGTACAGTGGAATTTTGGGGTGTGGAAGGATAACGAGGGAGGatttggggagctggggggaggGAATGGGGGAGCAACTCTGCGGGGTGCTGAGCCCTCTCCCCACGCAGCTGCACCCCGGCGTGGGCCCGGGCCAGGGCACGGtggtggagctgctcctgaccGCCCAGTTCGTCCTCTGCGTCTTCGCCAGCTTCGACGACCGTCACGACGGGCGCCCGGCCATGGCCGCCGTGCCCGTCGGCTTCTCCCTCGCCCTCGGCCACCTCTTCGGGGTAAGGGCGGCCGCGGGGACCCCCGTGCTGGGAGCCcgggggctgggagggggctgggggcagccgTCCAGCCCCCCACTGCCCCATCCCCCCGCAGATCCACTACACGGGTGCCAGCATGAACCCCGCTCGCTCCTTCGCCCCCGCCGTCATCACCCGCAACTTCGCCAACCACTGGGTAAGTGGGGGGGGACGGGGACCCCCAAACCCGCCCCGGgcccccccagtccctccccgcttgtccctgtcctgccccagccGTTGTGTCCCCGCTGGAGGCGGGTGGCTGCCCGTGTCACcactgtgacagcagcaccccagggtgCTGGGTAACCCCCCCGACATCCTGGGGAGCGGGAGACGGGTCCTGCCCCGCGGGGACATCCCGGGGAGGGGCACACGCGCCCGTCCCCGGCTCACCGGGAGACGGGCGGCCCCGAACGGGCCGGCGCCCGGGCGTCAGCGGGGTGGGTGCCGTGTCCTCCCGGAGGGCGGGGAGCCGAGGGTctcccggtgccggtgcccACGCAGCCCCCCCGCAGGTGTACTGGGCGGGCCCGCTGCTGGGCGCGGCGCTGGGCGCGGTGCTGTACGAGTTCGCGCTGTGCCCGCGGCCGCGCAGCCTGGCCGAGCGCCTGGCCGCCCTCAAGGGAGAACCGCCCGCCCCCATCGCCGTCACCGCCGTCACCGCCGTCACCGCCGCGGCCGAGCCGCCGCCCGAGCCGCCGGCAGAGCCGCTGGAGCTGAAGACGCAGGGGCTGTAACGGGGCCCGTCCCGGggcgcggccccgcgcccgccgctgCTTTGCTGTGACGGGGCCGCCGCGGTGCGTGTGGTGCGTGTGTGtgcggcgcggcgcggcgggcgggcggcggcggggccccGCTGCCGGGAACCGGCCACCGGGCTGCCCGGGGCCGCCCGTaccgggccggggccgccccgccccgccgcggcgGGACTTCTGTGTTCGGTGAATTAAACCTGCTCTTTTATTTTGGTAACCGCTCGCGGCCGTGCCCGGCACCGGGAGCCGGGTGGGACCGGGGATGGGGGGACACCGGAGCCCGCCCGGCGGGTGGCGGGAGGGGCCGCCCGTTCCCGCGCCCGCGGCAGGCCCCGCCCAGCCAGCGCCGTTCTTAAAAGGGCAACGCCGCCACCGCGTCCCTTCCCCGCAATGAGCCTCCTCGTCTTCCACCCCTCAGCGCCGGGGGGCGAGGGCAGGGGGACTGGGGGCACCCCGAGGCACCGAGCCGCTGGTTTGTGCCCGTGGTGGTCGGAGGGGGGGGGTGTGCGGACGGGGGGGGCAGCAGAGGGGGCACCGGGCGCTCATGGGGAGTTGCCGCTTGAAgggcgcgggcggggcggggcctcGGCCCGCGGGAACTGGGGCGGTTGTGTAACGCCGCCCCCGCACCGGGACCGGCGGCGCGGCCGTGAGGGCGGCGGGAACGGGGCGGCGGTGAGAGGGACCGGGGGGGACCGGGGGGTCCGCGGGCCGTGGTGTCCCGGGACCGCCCGGGAGCGGGGACTGGGGGTGATCCGGGGTCACCGGAACCGGGGGGTGTTTCGGGAACGGCGGGGGGGGTTGATTCGGGATCGGGGGAACCGGGACCTCCAGGTGCTCCGGGCTCTGGAGGGTGTTCCTCCGGGGAGTGCTCCGGTATCAGGGGAGTCCGGGGAAAAATGGGGGCTGAGATCCGGGATCGGGCGGGGGGGGTCAGGAATGCTCCGGTACCGGGGTGTAATCCGTGACTGGGGAGGTGATATGGAATCGGAGGAACCGGGACTTGGGGTGGACCGGGACCGGGAGGTGCGCTGGGATCGAGGCGGTACCGGAGCCTGGGGGTTGCTGTGGGATCGGTGGGCTCCGGTACCGAGCGGGACCAGTCCTGGACGGTTCATCGGTGTTGGGGAAACTGGGACCGGAGAGTGCCCCGGGATCTGGGCGACCGGGACCGGCAGATGGGCCTGTACCGGTGGAGCCCAGAACGGGTGGGACACCCCCGGCGCGGGGTCCCCGGTGCTGACGGTGGCCCGCAGGTGACCCCCGGTGCCGGTCCCGTGCGCAGCCCCGCGCTGCATGGACTGGTACATGATGAACTGCGAGCTCCTGGCTACCTGCAGCGCCCTGGGCTACCTGGAGGGCGACGTGTACCACCGGGAGCCCGACTGCCTGGGTAGGTGGGCACCGGGGTGGGGGGGCGGCAGGGGAAACCGGGGACGGCGGGGACCGACGGCCCCGTGTCCCCAGAGAGCGTCAAGGACCTGATCCGGTACCTGCGCCATGAGGACGAGACCCGGGACGTgcggcagcagctgggggcagcCCAGATCCTGCAGAACGATCTGCTGCCCATCCTGGTGCAGTACCCCCAGGAGAAGGTGCTCTTTGATGCCATCATCAGGTACCGGGGGGCA is a genomic window of Serinus canaria isolate serCan28SL12 unplaced genomic scaffold, serCan2020 HiC_scaffold_471, whole genome shotgun sequence containing:
- the LOC115484392 gene encoding lens fiber major intrinsic protein, producing MRELRSSAFWRAVLAEFLGSLLYALLGLGASLRWAPGPPSVVGAALAFGLAQTTLVQALGHVSGGHVNPAITLAFLMASQLSLPRAVGYLVAQVLGMLAGAGVLYGVTPGPVRGTLGLSALHPGVGPGQGTVVELLLTAQFVLCVFASFDDRHDGRPAMAAVPVGFSLALGHLFGIHYTGASMNPARSFAPAVITRNFANHWVYWAGPLLGAALGAVLYEFALCPRPRSLAERLAALKGEPPAPIAVTAVTAVTAAAEPPPEPPAEPLELKTQGL